The genomic window AGTTCAAGGATTTTTCGATGTTTAAAGAAATGAACGGGGTGATTCAGAAACTGGAAGATTCTATTCATTCTACCAATCAGAAATCAATTATTCATTTGGATAAAAATGAACAGTTGAAAGGATTGGAGCATATTGATGTTTTATATGAAGCGATTCTTAATAAGAAGGTTTTAAAAATTTGTTACAAAAGTTTTAAAGCGAGAGACGAAAATATTCTGACGGTCCATCCTCAATTATTGAAAGAATATAACAACCGGTGGTTTTTGATTTGCTGGCATAAAAAAGCAATTTATAATCTTGCTTTAGACAGAATGATAAGTATTGAAACAGATAATGCAACGGAATATATCGATAAGGATTTTGATGCAGACCGATATTTCGGAGAAGTTATTGGTGCGACAGTTTCAGAAACGCAACGTCCTCAAAATGTAATATTCATAGTGAATTCCAAACATGCTCCCTATGTGAAAACCAAACCTTTTCATTATTCTCAAGAAATTATCAAAGAAGACGAAAGAGGAACTACTTTTAAAATTTGTGTTCAGCTCAATTTCGAGTTGGAACGAATGATTTTGGGAATGGGGGAGTTTTTAACAGTTTTAGGCCCTAGAAAACTGAGACAAAGAATTGCTAAAAGTATTCAAATGGCTTATTTAAATTATCAGGAGCTTACTAATAAAAATGAAGAATTATAATCTCATTTAATTAAAATGGCTTGAAAATTGTATCTCTTAGAAACATAAAAATAAATAGTATGAAATCAAGAATATTTAAAGCTGTTCTCGCAATTGTAGCACCTTTGGTAATTGAATTTATAGTAAAGAAAATTTCCGAAAAACTGGATAAAAAATCACAGGGAGAAGAACCTAAGAAGCTTCCTGCATAAAATTAGAAGTAGTTAGATTTATATTTATAGAAAAGAGACTGTTCGTTTTGCAACAGTCTCTTTTTATTTTTCTATTCAGACAAAATCATACACTCCATTCTTCCAGCCCAATACTTTAGAAGAATCTGCCTGCAGCCAGTTTTTAAGAACCGTAGCATAGACTTTTCTGAAATCTTCAGTATAAATTAAATCACCTTCATTCAAATGAGTTAAATCGGGAAGTGGATTCAAGAGACCTTTCTTTTTCAATCCTCCGCTAATGAAAAACATTTGGTTGGCCGTTCCGTGGTCGGTTCCGTTGCTGGCATTTTGGGCAACACGACGACCAAACTCGGAGAAAGTCATTAATAAAATATCATCAAAAAGACCGTTACTTTTCATGTCTGCAACGAAAGATTTTACAGCTTCATTAATATCTCCGAACAGTTTTTTCTGTCTTTCATTTTGGTTCACATGCGTATCAAAACTACCGATTGAAAGATAATAAACCCTTGTATTAATATCAGATTTAATCAATGAAGCAACAGTTTTGAAGTCTTTTCCCAATTGAGAATTCGGATAGGTCTGTGTTGTTTTTTTTGCCTTACTTTTTTCAAAAATATAATCGGCATTATTGATGGTAGAACCTAAAGTCTGATATAAATAAGAAACCGTTTCATCATCATGGTGATGATCATACAACGATTTGAAATACTTTTCCTGGCTTGTCTGGTACAGTCTTTTCGGATCTTTGAAGGCAAAGGCTTTATTGTTTTCCCCTTTTAAAGCTAGGCTCAACATATCATCAACTTCCAGCGCCTGAGTAGGATGTTCACAACGATAGCATTCTTCATCCAGAAATCGACCCAGCCAGCCAGTTTCTAAATACTCATCACTTTTACTTGCAGAATGCCAGATATCCATGCTTCGGAAGTGAGATTTATCGGGATTCGGATACCCCACATTGTTTAAAATTGAAAGTTCACCCTGATCATGAAGTTCTTTAAAGTAGGAAAGGGCAGGATTGATCCCAGTTTCGTCATTCAATGCTAAAGAATTTTGAATCGCAATTGTATTTCTTTCTTTAAAGTAAATATCGTTTTGGGTAGGAATGATCGTGTTCAGTCCATCATTTCCTCCCGTAAACTGAAGCACAACAAGTATTTTCTGATTGGGTACCAAAGCTTCATCAAATGTCATTGCTTTCAGGAAGTTCGGCATCAAGAAAGATGCGGTAGCCAATGAACTTATTTTTAGGAATTCTCTTCTTTTGATTAACATACAATTAGGTTTTAGGTTAAAAAGATGATAGGCTGCAGGTGATTCAGTCGACTTTAACTACCGGTTAAAATCTGCGACCTGACACCTAAAAACTACATGAGCTGATATTCCGGTGTTGACATGAGATTGATAACGGTCATTTTTACCGTATTATCTGAGAAATTTTTCACAGAATCCATATCCAGCGATTTACTATTTTGAATTAAATAATCCTCAATATTTTTACCGATAAATATTTTTTCCACTCTGGTCCAGTCTATGGTGATATTCGGATTTTTAAAACTTTTTGTTAAAGTATTCGTATTGTTTTTCAATCCCATATCCAAATCATCATCTTCTTTAGGGCGATAATCGAGTGGCCGCAAGCCTGACCAAATCTGAG from Chryseobacterium camelliae includes these protein-coding regions:
- a CDS encoding helix-turn-helix transcriptional regulator, which codes for MASNKNALIRYKTLDKCLKNKYRKYTLEDLIDECSEALFEFEGKESFVSKRTVQLDLQNMRSEKFGYEAPIEVYERKYYRYSDPEYSIHNISVNESDLKAMNNAVQILKQFKDFSMFKEMNGVIQKLEDSIHSTNQKSIIHLDKNEQLKGLEHIDVLYEAILNKKVLKICYKSFKARDENILTVHPQLLKEYNNRWFLICWHKKAIYNLALDRMISIETDNATEYIDKDFDADRYFGEVIGATVSETQRPQNVIFIVNSKHAPYVKTKPFHYSQEIIKEDERGTTFKICVQLNFELERMILGMGEFLTVLGPRKLRQRIAKSIQMAYLNYQELTNKNEEL
- a CDS encoding DUF1501 domain-containing protein, producing the protein MLIKRREFLKISSLATASFLMPNFLKAMTFDEALVPNQKILVVLQFTGGNDGLNTIIPTQNDIYFKERNTIAIQNSLALNDETGINPALSYFKELHDQGELSILNNVGYPNPDKSHFRSMDIWHSASKSDEYLETGWLGRFLDEECYRCEHPTQALEVDDMLSLALKGENNKAFAFKDPKRLYQTSQEKYFKSLYDHHHDDETVSYLYQTLGSTINNADYIFEKSKAKKTTQTYPNSQLGKDFKTVASLIKSDINTRVYYLSIGSFDTHVNQNERQKKLFGDINEAVKSFVADMKSNGLFDDILLMTFSEFGRRVAQNASNGTDHGTANQMFFISGGLKKKGLLNPLPDLTHLNEGDLIYTEDFRKVYATVLKNWLQADSSKVLGWKNGVYDFV